From Coturnix japonica isolate 7356 chromosome 3, Coturnix japonica 2.1, whole genome shotgun sequence, the proteins below share one genomic window:
- the EPCAM gene encoding epithelial cell adhesion molecule — protein sequence MELLRGAALLLLLCAAACAQDECSCAKNKRVSHCKLTNNVCTCNAIGSNMPVNCETLTSKCLLMKAEMTNTKSGRREKPKDAFQDTDGLYDPECENTGIFKAKQCNGTTCWCVNTAGVRRTDKYDTDLKCNQLVRTTWIIIEVKHTERKTPLNADALAKLIKDTISSRYMLDGRYITGVVYENPSITIDLKQNSSDKSSRDVDIADVAYYLEKDVKGDSVFLNNPLNMSIDNEPLVLQNPLVYYIDEVPPEFSMKSLTAGVIAVIVIIVLAIVAGIIALVLTRRRKGKYVKAEMKEMNEMHRGLNA from the exons ATGGAGCTGCTCCGCGGGGCCGcgctcctgctgctgctctgcgcCGCTGCCTGCGCTCAGGACG AGTGTAGCTGTGCGAAGAACAAACGCGTCTCCCACTGCAAGCTGACCAACAACGTCTGCACCTGCAACGCCATCGGATCCAACATGCCCGTCAACTGCGAGACCT tGACTTCCAAATGCCTGTTGATGAAAGCTGAAATGACAAACACAAAGTCGGGCCGCCGTGAGAAACCCAAAGATGCGTTTCAAGATACTGATGGTCTTTACGATCCCGAGTGTGAAAATACTGGTATCTTCAAGGCAAAGCAGTGCAATGGAACCACCTGTTGGTGTGTGAACACGGCCGGTGTTAGAAGAACTGACAAATATGACACAGACTTGAAATGCAATCAATTAGTCAGGACGAC GTGGATCATCATTGAAGTGAAGCACACTGAGAGAAAAACTCCTCTGAACGCTGACGCTTTAGCAAA ACTTATTAAGGATACAATTAGCAGTCGTTACATGTTGGATGGACGCTATATAACTGGTGTTGTG tatgaaAACCCCTCCATCACTATTGATTTGAAGCAAAATTCCTCAGACAAATCCTCTAGAGATGTGGACATAGCTGATGTTGCCTACTACCTTGAGAAAGAT GTAAAAGGTGATTCCGTCTTTCTTAACAACCCGCTGAACATGAGTATTGATAATGAACCGCTGGTGTTACAGAACCCGTTGGTTTACTATATTGATGAAGTACCGCCGGAGTTTTCCATGAAGTCTCTGACTGCTGGCGTTATTGCTGTCATTGTTATCATAGTACTAGCAATAGTTGCTGGGATTATTGCTCTG GTTCTCAcaagaaggaggaaagggaagtaCGTGAAAGCAGAG atgaaggaaatgaatgaaatgcaTAGAGGACTGAACGCATAA